In Kordiimonas pumila, a single genomic region encodes these proteins:
- a CDS encoding helix-turn-helix domain-containing protein — MPIIVKLDILLAERKVKSKDLAAHIGITEANLSLLKSGKVKGIRFGTLEAICAYLECQPADILIFTPDTDT, encoded by the coding sequence ATGCCCATTATTGTAAAGCTTGATATATTACTGGCCGAACGCAAGGTGAAATCGAAAGACCTTGCTGCGCACATAGGCATTACTGAAGCCAACTTAAGCCTTTTAAAGTCAGGAAAAGTGAAAGGCATACGATTTGGCACACTGGAGGCAATCTGTGCCTACCTTGAGTGCCAACCTGCTGACATCTTAATATTCACACCAGATACCGACACCTAA
- a CDS encoding TIGR04063 family PEP-CTERM/XrtA system glycosyltransferase — MRILHILDHSLPKHSGYVFRTMSIMHQQKAMGWNPVLYTTARHGNTDQFEELIEGWTIYRTPNDGSHLRLPAGLQYIQEMRLTKNRLKILIPEIKPDIIHAHSPVLNFFPANKVRGKIPIVYEVRAFWEDAAVDLGTTKAKSLRYRISRGLETRAFKKATAVTAICEGLKQDIIARGIAEDKVTLIPNAVDIKKFPLIAHKNETLAQSLKLQNKIVLGFIGSFYAYEGLLFLVKALPELIKMQPDIRLLLVGGGPDEEKLKQLTNDLNLTEHVIFTGRVPHDTVRDYYSLTDIMVYPRHSIRLTETVTPLKPLEAMAMGKLVLASDIGGHRELIQQNINGKLFEADNSESLVNVCNSLIENRDTWPAIITAGRSYVETERNWQKSVSNYVSVYNTCFRARS; from the coding sequence ATGCGCATACTACATATTCTGGACCATTCGCTCCCAAAACATAGCGGTTATGTTTTCCGCACTATGTCGATTATGCATCAACAAAAGGCGATGGGATGGAACCCTGTTCTATATACGACTGCGCGGCACGGAAACACAGACCAGTTTGAAGAACTGATCGAAGGCTGGACAATATACCGAACACCAAATGATGGTTCACACCTACGCTTGCCCGCAGGCTTACAGTATATACAAGAAATGCGGTTGACGAAAAACCGGCTTAAAATACTCATACCTGAAATAAAACCAGACATCATTCACGCACATTCGCCAGTTTTGAACTTTTTCCCTGCAAATAAAGTGCGAGGTAAAATTCCTATAGTTTATGAAGTAAGGGCTTTTTGGGAAGATGCTGCCGTTGACCTTGGAACGACAAAAGCAAAAAGTTTACGCTATAGGATAAGCCGCGGCCTTGAGACCAGAGCTTTTAAAAAGGCAACAGCCGTTACAGCCATTTGCGAAGGCCTAAAACAAGACATTATTGCCCGTGGCATTGCAGAGGATAAAGTTACTCTTATTCCTAATGCTGTCGACATCAAAAAGTTCCCGCTTATAGCGCACAAAAACGAAACGCTCGCACAAAGCCTGAAGCTGCAAAACAAAATAGTGTTAGGCTTCATTGGGTCTTTTTATGCCTATGAGGGGTTACTCTTTCTGGTCAAAGCCTTGCCTGAGCTTATTAAAATGCAACCCGACATTCGCTTGCTTCTTGTCGGCGGCGGGCCAGATGAGGAAAAGCTTAAACAATTAACAAATGATCTAAACTTAACAGAGCATGTAATTTTTACGGGCCGCGTTCCTCATGATACAGTGAGAGACTATTATAGCCTTACCGATATTATGGTTTATCCGCGCCACTCAATTAGGCTAACAGAGACTGTTACCCCTTTAAAACCCCTTGAAGCAATGGCAATGGGCAAGCTTGTGCTCGCATCTGACATAGGTGGTCACCGCGAACTGATCCAGCAAAATATCAACGGCAAGCTGTTTGAGGCAGATAACAGTGAAAGCCTAGTCAATGTATGCAATAGCCTGATTGAAAACAGAGACACATGGCCTGCTATCATAACGGCAGGCCGGTCTTATGTAGAAACAGAACGTAACTGGCAAAAAAGCGTGAGCAACTATGTATCTGTTTATAATACATGCTTTAGGGCTAGAAGCTAA
- a CDS encoding CBS domain-containing protein, with product MTVRRILDSKVSEIISIDLAATIMDVAKLLGERRIGAIPVMSKGKLAGIISERDIMRGLAIRGGSVLADKVESLMTKSVFTCTPDDSIHKLMSMMTERRIRHIPIMDNNELIGMISIGDVVKERMAETEKEASALKEYIASA from the coding sequence ATGACAGTTCGTCGTATACTGGACAGTAAAGTTTCTGAGATAATTTCTATCGATCTTGCTGCTACTATTATGGATGTTGCAAAACTCCTTGGTGAACGACGAATTGGTGCTATTCCTGTTATGTCAAAAGGAAAACTTGCCGGGATTATATCAGAGCGCGATATTATGCGTGGTCTGGCAATTCGTGGTGGTTCGGTTCTGGCCGATAAGGTGGAAAGCTTGATGACCAAATCGGTTTTTACCTGCACACCGGATGATTCTATTCACAAGCTTATGTCTATGATGACAGAACGCCGGATTCGCCATATTCCTATTATGGACAACAACGAACTTATCGGCATGATATCTATTGGTGACGTTGTGAAAGAACGGATGGCTGAAACTGAAAAAGAAGCTAGCGCTTTGAAAGAATATATCGCGTCTGCCTAG
- a CDS encoding mechanosensitive ion channel family protein, translated as MNSEKLTDFLNLVKDVWSNGLYGVDIGQILIAVCIILLSYAVRNLFTYFVFKRFQRWAAGTATHLDDSILEAAAAPLRFIPIVLGVFLATSSLEMDEKTSFFFSSLNRSLVAFTIFWALYQISEPVSELLQQADRFLTASMIQWLSKAIKVAFALLGAATILEIWGIEVGPLIAGLGLFGVAVALGAQDLFKNLIAGLFVLGEKRFQPGDWILVKGIVEGTVEHIGFRTTTVRRFDKAPVYVPNSELADNAVTNFSRMTFRRIKWVIGLKYDSTSEQLTHVRAAIEVYLQSNTDFAQPDETATFVRIDQFSASSIDILLYCFTKTTSWLEWLAIKEKLLLHIKTVVEEAGTGFAFPSRSLYIEALGENLEIPQLPYGKGNENDR; from the coding sequence GTGAATAGTGAAAAACTAACTGACTTTTTAAACCTTGTGAAAGATGTTTGGAGCAATGGCCTTTACGGCGTTGACATTGGCCAAATCCTGATTGCTGTATGTATAATTCTGTTATCCTATGCTGTTCGCAACCTATTTACCTATTTTGTGTTTAAACGTTTTCAGCGCTGGGCTGCAGGCACTGCAACCCACTTAGACGATTCTATTCTTGAGGCTGCGGCAGCCCCCTTGCGCTTCATACCTATTGTACTAGGCGTATTTTTGGCTACCAGTAGTCTTGAAATGGATGAAAAAACGAGCTTCTTCTTCTCAAGCCTCAACCGCTCACTTGTAGCCTTTACAATATTTTGGGCACTATACCAGATATCAGAGCCGGTTAGTGAATTGCTCCAACAGGCTGACCGTTTTTTAACTGCCTCAATGATTCAGTGGCTTTCAAAAGCGATCAAGGTAGCTTTTGCTTTACTTGGTGCTGCTACTATCCTTGAGATTTGGGGTATTGAAGTTGGGCCTCTGATTGCAGGCTTGGGGCTTTTTGGTGTTGCCGTAGCCCTTGGTGCTCAAGATTTGTTCAAAAATCTTATTGCTGGCCTGTTTGTGCTTGGTGAAAAACGCTTTCAGCCCGGTGACTGGATCTTGGTAAAAGGCATTGTTGAAGGAACAGTAGAGCATATTGGGTTTCGTACCACGACGGTACGGCGGTTTGATAAAGCGCCCGTTTATGTACCCAATTCAGAACTTGCCGATAATGCAGTCACCAACTTTTCCCGGATGACCTTCCGCCGTATCAAATGGGTAATTGGGCTCAAGTATGATTCAACATCCGAACAGCTCACTCATGTTCGAGCAGCAATTGAAGTATATCTGCAAAGCAATACAGACTTTGCCCAGCCTGACGAAACAGCGACATTTGTACGTATTGACCAGTTTTCAGCCAGTTCAATTGATATCCTGCTCTATTGTTTCACCAAAACAACATCGTGGCTTGAATGGCTGGCCATCAAAGAAAAACTTTTGTTGCATATCAAAACAGTTGTAGAGGAAGCAGGCACAGGCTTTGCCTTTCCAAGCAGAAGCCTATATATCGAAGCTTTAGGTGAAAACCTTGAAATACCGCAGCTACCATACGGAAAGGGTAATGAGAATGACAGATGA
- a CDS encoding acyl-CoA thioesterase has translation MTDERRVTLRAIPQPSDLNVNGNIFGGWILSQMDLAGGDTASTYAEGPVATVAIEGMTFHTPILVGDVISVYAEIEKVGKTSMTVALDVYAERGIVRTRYKVTEGRYIFVAIDENGRPKAIPKKA, from the coding sequence ATGACAGATGAGCGCCGTGTAACCCTGCGGGCGATACCCCAGCCATCAGACCTGAATGTAAATGGTAATATCTTCGGAGGATGGATTTTATCACAGATGGATTTAGCAGGTGGCGACACCGCAAGCACGTATGCAGAAGGCCCTGTTGCCACCGTTGCGATTGAGGGTATGACGTTTCATACCCCTATATTGGTTGGGGATGTTATTAGTGTTTATGCTGAGATCGAAAAAGTAGGCAAAACATCAATGACTGTGGCACTTGATGTTTATGCCGAGCGCGGCATTGTACGCACACGCTATAAAGTAACGGAAGGCCGCTATATTTTTGTCGCAATTGATGAGAATGGGCGCCCGAAAGCTATACCTAAAAAGGCCTAA
- the msrA gene encoding peptide-methionine (S)-S-oxide reductase MsrA: MATATFGAGCFWGVEEVFRTTKGVIDTSVGYMGGHLNDPTYKDVCTDTTGHAEVVQVQFDPNIISYNTLLDLFFENHNPTQLNRQGPDYGTQYRSVIFCEDSEQTTLAEKKRAELIKAEKYDKPIVTVIEPVRTYWPAEEYHQKYLLRRGLSVCHI, encoded by the coding sequence ATGGCAACGGCAACATTTGGTGCAGGCTGCTTTTGGGGCGTAGAAGAAGTTTTTAGGACAACAAAGGGTGTAATCGATACATCTGTTGGCTATATGGGCGGGCATTTGAATGACCCAACCTATAAGGATGTGTGCACAGATACAACGGGACATGCTGAAGTTGTACAGGTCCAATTCGACCCTAATATCATCTCTTATAATACACTTCTTGACTTATTTTTCGAGAATCACAACCCAACTCAGCTCAACCGGCAAGGACCGGATTATGGTACACAGTATCGTTCTGTAATTTTCTGTGAAGACAGTGAACAAACAACCCTTGCTGAAAAAAAACGGGCTGAACTCATAAAAGCCGAAAAATACGATAAACCTATAGTAACGGTGATAGAACCGGTAAGAACATATTGGCCCGCTGAGGAGTATCATCAAAAGTATTTACTGCGCCGTGGCCTATCTGTCTGCCACATATGA